The Armatimonadota bacterium genome includes a window with the following:
- a CDS encoding ABC-2 family transporter protein has product MSRGLRYWLNTYREFLRVEVALFVQYRFAMMIWAVWGLVGPLVSLAVWDAAAASRGSAIRGANGGAFATSDFAAYFLTFMVFSHITMSWDAEDFAFRVRNGNLSPRLLKPINPIHRDAASNAAFKVTTGAMMLPLWIALFLILRPTPPASVAGLLLAVPALTLAAVLRFLLQYSLAMLAFWTTRVEAVNQFYYTLNAFLSGAIAPLTLLPGWLGPLARLTPFGVTGSFPVELALGKLEVAQVEQGFAVQLVWIGVAIAVYRAVWRSGIRQYSAVGA; this is encoded by the coding sequence ATGAGTCGCGGACTGCGATACTGGCTGAACACCTACCGCGAGTTTTTACGCGTGGAGGTGGCGCTGTTTGTGCAGTACCGGTTTGCCATGATGATCTGGGCCGTTTGGGGCCTCGTTGGGCCGTTGGTCTCACTGGCGGTATGGGACGCCGCAGCAGCGTCGCGCGGCTCCGCGATACGCGGCGCCAACGGCGGAGCATTCGCCACCTCAGATTTCGCCGCTTACTTTCTGACCTTCATGGTCTTCTCGCACATCACCATGTCGTGGGACGCCGAGGACTTTGCTTTTCGCGTCCGTAACGGCAATCTTTCGCCGAGGCTGCTCAAGCCCATAAACCCGATTCACCGCGACGCCGCGTCGAACGCTGCGTTCAAGGTGACCACCGGTGCAATGATGCTCCCGTTGTGGATCGCGCTGTTCTTGATCCTGCGTCCCACCCCCCCGGCAAGCGTCGCCGGTCTCCTGTTGGCGGTTCCCGCGCTCACGCTGGCAGCGGTACTGCGGTTCCTGCTGCAGTACTCTTTGGCGATGCTGGCATTCTGGACGACTCGGGTCGAGGCCGTCAACCAGTTCTACTACACGCTCAACGCATTTCTCTCCGGCGCCATCGCGCCATTGACGCTGTTGCCGGGGTGGTTGGGACCACTTGCGCGCCTGACACCGTTCGGCGTTACGGGCAGTTTTCCGGTAGAGCTGGCTCTGGGGAAACTGGAGGTTGCCCAGGTGGAGCAGGGCTTCGCGGTTCAGCTGGTGTGGATCGGCGTTGCGATTGCCGTGTATCGAGCGGTTTGGCGCTCCGGAATCCGCCAGTATTCGGCGGTTGGCGCATGA
- a CDS encoding ABC-2 family transporter protein, with translation MRSQPRPRWARAPAMARLILACYRANIQTELEYRVDFAMRIVASLLGLVTTFGGLAVAFTYTRQIAGWTFPEALVLLAVYYLMVGIAEMFIAPGMRQVMGQVREGTFDFVLLKPVPPQLLATFRVVDFWRATDVLLGLALSIYTTTRLGLHVGLRSAIFFAMTLVAGALVIYALWLVLATLTFWFIRIENIEQIVWLGFEAGRYPVRIYPAWLQLSLRYIIPVAFIITTPAQALIGRLSAFGLTTALAVSICSVIASSAFFRFGLRYYTGASA, from the coding sequence ATGAGATCGCAGCCGAGGCCGCGATGGGCTCGCGCTCCGGCAATGGCGCGGCTGATACTCGCCTGCTATCGGGCGAACATTCAGACGGAGTTGGAGTATCGCGTCGACTTTGCCATGCGTATCGTTGCCAGCCTGCTTGGCCTCGTCACCACCTTTGGCGGGCTGGCGGTGGCGTTCACCTACACCCGGCAGATCGCAGGATGGACCTTTCCGGAAGCGCTGGTACTGCTGGCCGTCTACTATCTCATGGTAGGAATTGCCGAAATGTTCATCGCGCCGGGCATGAGGCAAGTAATGGGCCAGGTGCGGGAGGGCACGTTTGACTTTGTGCTGCTCAAGCCGGTACCACCACAGCTGCTGGCCACGTTCCGTGTGGTTGATTTCTGGCGGGCAACCGATGTACTGCTCGGTCTGGCGCTTTCGATCTACACCACCACGCGGCTTGGACTGCATGTGGGGCTGCGCAGCGCCATTTTCTTTGCCATGACCCTTGTGGCAGGCGCGCTGGTAATCTACGCTTTATGGCTGGTATTAGCGACTCTGACTTTCTGGTTTATTCGGATTGAGAATATTGAACAGATTGTCTGGCTGGGATTCGAAGCGGGCCGGTACCCCGTCCGCATCTATCCGGCGTGGCTGCAGTTATCTCTGCGGTATATCATTCCAGTTGCATTTATCATCACCACTCCGGCTCAGGCGCTTATCGGGCGTCTCAGTGCGTTCGGGCTGACAACAGCGCTGGCTGTTTCCATCTGCTCCGTAATTGCCAGCTCGGCGTTCTTCCGCTTCGGCCTGCGTTACTACACCGGCGCGTCGGCATGA